The nucleotide window CCCCGTGACTTCAGACCGCGACTCATTCGGCGAGGTGTGGCAGCAGGTCGTCGCCGAACTCAACGACGACGAAGCCGCACGCGACCACGAACCACTGACACGCCAGCAGAAGGCATGGCTGTCGCTGGTTCGACCCCTCACCCTCACCGAGGGTTTCGCCCTGCTGACCGTGCCGACGGCGCTGGTCCAGGAGCAGATCGAACGCAATCTCCGCGAGACCATCCGCTCGGTCCTGAGCCGTCACCTCGACGAACCCGTCGACCTCGGTGTCCGTATCGCGACCCCGCGCAACGACGAGCCGGCACCCGAGGCGCCGGCTGCCGAAGGTCGGCCCCTCGGTGGACCGGCCGCCGCCGACCACTCCGCGGCCCCGGTGGGCGCCGGGTTGGCCTCGGCCCCGGTGGCGGAGTCCACGCGGCCGTCCGGCGACTGGGCGTCGTATTTCGCCGAGCGGCCCACGTCGACGCCACCGGCAACCGGTGCGAACCTCAACCCCAAGTACACCTTCGACACCTTCGTCATCGGCGCGTCGAACCGCTTCGCACATGCCTCGGCAGTGGCGGTGTCAGAGGCCCCGGCCCGGGCCTACAACCCGCTGTTCATCTGGGGTGAGTCCGGTCTCGGCAAGACGCACCTGTTGCACGCCGCCGGGCACTACGCGCAGCGTCTGTTCCCCGGTATGCGGGTCAAGTACGTCTCCACCGAGGAATTCACCAACGACTTCATCAACTCACTTCGTGACGACCGGCGGGTCGCGTTCAAGCGTCGCTATCGCGACGTCGACGTCCTGCTAGTCGACGACATCCAGTTCCTCGTGGGCAAAGAAGGTATCCAGGAAGAGTTCTTCCACACCTTCAACACGCTGCACAACGCGAGCAAGCAGATTGTCATCTCGTCCGATCGTCCACCGAAACAGCTTGCAACACTGGAAGATCGGCTCCGCACTCGGTTCGAGTGGGGCTTGATCACCGACGTGCAGCCGCCCGATCTGGAGACCAGGATCGCCATCCTGCGCAAGAAGGCGCAGATGGACAACATCGCGGTGCCCGACGACGTCCTCGAGCTCATCGCGTCGAAGATCGAACGCAACATCCGCGAGCTCGAAGGCGCGCTGATCCGGGTCACGGCTTTTGCCTCGCTCAACGACGCCGCACTCGACAAGTCCCTCGCCGACGTCGTTCTCCAGGCGCTGCTGCCCAACTCGGGGACGCTCGAGGTCAGTGCGGCGAGCATCCTCGCGATCACCGCCGAGTACTTCGACATCTCCCTCGAAGAACTGCGCGGTCCCGGTAAGACACGGTCGATCGCGCAGGCACGTCAGATCTCGATGTATCTGTGCCGGGAGCTCACCGATCTCTCGCTGCCGAAGATCGGTGAGACCTTCGATCGCGACCACACGACAGTGATGTACGCCGAACGCAAGATCCGCAAGGAGATGGCCGAGCGGCGACGGGTGTACGACCACGTCCAGGAACTCACCGCGCGCATCAAGCAGCGTGCCGTCGGCTGAGGCGTCCTTCTCTCTAGTCTGTGGCCCGGCGTACCTGTGGCCCTGGCGCACATCTCTGGCCCCCGCACCCCCGAGCCGGCAACGGCCCGGGGGTGCGGTCGTCTCACGGGTTCCCTCGGTGTCTCGTCCCGCTCCCGTGGACCCGAATGGCAACCCTCGACGGCAGACCCGACACCAACCCCCGACAGCGCCCGGGAATGCCAAGTCTGCTCCTCGGGTCGAGGGTCTCCGGCTCCGAAACGGCGGGTCTCGCGGTCGGATCCGGTCGACGTCTGCCCTGCTCACGAATGATCACCAGCTGTGGATGATCCTTGGGATAACCCGTGTCCGGATGTGCACCGACGGTGGACGCCGCGCGAACAACATCGAAACTCCACACCGGCGGCCGGATCCGCTCGACGTTGCTCCACCGGTCATACACACGTGTGCACCCGCCCGGACTGGCCCGATGTCATGGTTGTCCACAGATTCCACAGCTCCTATTACTGAGATGGATCCCTCTATAAAGAGAATCTTTTGTAAGAAGGTCTGTGCACAGACCGGTGCCGACCGGCCCGGTCGGACATCGCCCCGACGAGGGCCGGACTTGCCCCCAACCACCCCGGTCCGGGCAGCGGCGTTCTACAGTGGGACTCCCGGATGCGGGATCCCACTCCAGGCCGGCCGACCCACTGCGGCGCCGACCCGGCGATCCAGGCGGGAACGAGAACGAGAGAAGGGCAACCTCCCAGCATGAAGTTTCGTGTCGCGCGTGACGAGTTCGCTGATTCCGTCGCCTGGGTCGCCCGCAGTCTCCCGTCTCGTCCGCCCGTCCCGGTTCTCGGCTGTGTCGTGCTCAACGTCGGTGAGACCGGCCTGACCGTCTCGGGCTTCGACTACGAGGTCTCGGCGCAGGAGAACCTCGGCGCCGAGGTCGCCGACCCCGGACAGGTCCTGGTCTCCGGCCGGCTCCTCGCCGACATCACCAAGGCCCTCCCGAACAAGCCGGTCGACGTGACTCTCGACGGTTCTCGCGTCGCCATCACCTGTGGCAGCGCGAAGTTCTCGCTCCCGACGATGCCGGTCGAGGACTACCCGCAGCTGCCCGACGTCCCCGCCATCACCGGCACGATCCCGTCTCAACTGTTCGCCGAGGCGATCTCCCAGGTGGCCGTGGCGGCGGGCAAGGACGACACGCTGCCCATGCTGACCGGCGTGCGCGTCGAGATCGAGGGCAACTCCGTCGTCCTCGCCGCAACCGACCGCTTCCGCTTGGCAGTGCGCGAATTGCAGTGGGAGCCTTCTGATCCCGACACCAAGGGCGCCGTCCTGGTCCCGGCGAAGACGCTCTCGGAGAGCGCCAAGACCGCTGGTGCCGAGGGCACCGGAGTCGTCTCGCTGGCCTTTGGTGGCGGCGCGGCCATCGGTTCCGACGGCATCCTCGGCATCCTCGGTGAGACGAAGAAGACCACGACCCGTCTGCTCGACGCGGAGTTCCCGAAGTTCCGTCAGCTGCTGCCGGCCAGCCACACCGCCGTCGCCACCATCGACAGCGGCCCGCTGATCGAGGCGATCCGTCGTGTGGCCCTCGTCGCCGAGCGCGGCGCACAGGTCCGGATGGAGTTCTCCGAGGGATCCGTGCTCCTCACCGCTGGCGGTGACGAGGCGGGTAAGGCCGAGGAAGAGCTGCCCGTGTCGTTCCAGGGTGAGCCCCTCACGATCGCGTTCAATCCCGGGTATCTGCAGGACGGCTTGTCGGCGATCAACGCCGACGCGGTGGACTTCGGGTTCACCACCCCCAGCCGGCCCGCCGTGCTCCGCCCGGCCAGCGGCGAGGATCCGGTGGCGGACGAGTCCGGCGCATTCGTCGCTCCCGAGAGTGCCTTCAGCTACCTGTTGATGCCCGTCCGCCTCCCCGGCTGACGGCCGCCGCCGGCCTCGCTGTCACCAGGATCGACGCCGACTCGTGTTCGTCCGTGAGCTGCATCTGAGGGATTTCCGATCGTGGCGGGGCCTGGACCTCGATCTGGCACCCGGCCCGACCGTCTTCACCGGCCGTAACGGCTTCGGCAAGACGAACCTGCTCGAGGCGCTGTTCTACCTGTCGACCCTCCGGTCGCATCGGGTGAGTTCCGACGCGCCACTCGTCCACGCGGGATCCGCGTCGGCATCGGTGATCGCGACGGTCGAGAACGACGGTCGGGAGCTGACCGCCGATCTGCGGATCAACGCCGAGGGGGCCAACAAGGCGGCCATCAACGGGAGCCCGGCACGACGACCCCGCGACCTGCTCGGCATCCTCCGCACGGTGCTGTTCGCACCGGAGGACCTTTCCCTGGTTCGTGGGGATCCGAGCGACCGACGACGTTTCGTCGACGAGCTCGTCGCACAGCGTGGACCCCGCTTCGCCGCGGCCCGCGCCGACTACGACCGGGTCCTCCGCCAGCGTTCGGCTTTGCTCAAGACTGCCGCGGCGGCACTGAGACGTGGTGGGGAACAAGCAGATTCGGTCATCAGCACGCTCGACGTCTGGGACGGTCAGCTCGCGGATCTCGGCGGTCAGGTGATCGCCGCACGGTTGTCGGTGCTCGCCGAGCTCGAGCCCCACTTCACGGGTTCGTACGCCTCGATCGCGCCGCATTCGCGGCCGGCCGTGCTCCGCTATCGTCCCGCGGGTGGTGCGGAGATCGAGGAGCGCACCCCGGAGGCCATCGCCGACGTGCTGGCGGTGCGCCTGACGGAGTTGCGCGACAAGGAGATCGAGCGCGGCCTGTGCCTGGTCGGGCCGCACCGCGACGACATCGACATCGTGCTCGGCAACGATGTCGCGAAAGGCTTTGCCTCGCACGGGGAATCGTGGTCGCTGGCGTTGGCCCTGCGGCTGGGATCGGTCGAGCTGACCCGTGCCGAGGGCGTCGAGCCGGTCATCATGCTCGACGATGTGTTCGCCGAATTGGACGCCAAGCGGCGCGCGCAACTCGTCGAGTTCACCGCCGACGCCGAGCAGCTGCTCATCACCGCTGCCGTGGCCGAGGACATTCCCGGACAGATCGGTGGCCGGCGGATCGGCGTCGACGTGGTCGACGACGGCGAGGGACGACGGTCACACATCGTCGACGACGACGATGATGGAGACGACGCAGACGCAGTCGCCGATGTGGTGGCCGCGGGGGAGGAGACCCATGAGTGACGATCTCCCGGCCGGATCCTCCGATCCCGTCGAGCCCGCGCCGCGCCCGACCCCGCCCGGTGAACTGGGCGGGTACGAGCGAGCTCGCAAGGCGCTGGAGGAGGCGCGGGCGCAGGCCCGCGCCGCGGGGAAGTCCGTCGGCCGGGGCCGGGCCTCGCCCGTCCGTCGTGTGCCGCGCGGATCCCAGGGGCGCCGGCGGTGGTCCGGTTCCGGACCGGATGCACGGGATCCGCAGCCGTTCGGCCGCCTCGTCGGTGGTCTGGCGAAAGAACGCGGCTGGCAGGAGAAGATCGGCGAGGGCACCCTGTTCGGGATGTGGGAGCAGATCGTCGGTTCCGACATCGCCGCGCACGCGCAGCCGATTGCACTGCGCGACAACGTACTTCATGTCCAGGCCGAGTCCACGGCGTGGGCGACACAACTCCGCTACGTCCAGTCGCAGATCCTCGCCAAGATAGCCGCGGCCATCGGCCACGGCCAGGTCACGTCGTTGCGGATCAGTGGTCCGAAGGGTCCGTCGTGGCGCAAGGGTGAGCGGCATGTCCGCGGCCGGGGCCCGCGCGACACCTACGGCTGACGCATCGCTAGCAGAGTCGCCGACACATTACTAGTTGCTGAGCCTCGTGGGCCGTTTTCCATCCCCAAGCCACGATCGAACCGGGGACGAGGCCAAAAAATCGTTCTGAGGGCCTGTTAGCGGCCCCGGATGCGCGTTCCAGGGCGAGTCAGGCAGTACACTATGGAGAGTTGTCCCGACAGGGGTGCACAACGACAGACAGACAGCGCCGCCAGGCTACCCGGATGTACCCGCCGGGTACTCCTGTGCGCGCAACCGCCGTGTGCCCCGTCGACAAGGATCGACGACGGATCCGGAGACCACCTGATCCGTCGATGAGCAGAACAGGAGCGGACGCACCTCGTGGCCGACACCAGCGACACCGGACCGAAGAAGAACAAGAAGAAGCCGTCAGAGTATGGCGCCGATTCGATCAACATCCTCGAGGGTCTGGAGGCCGTTCGCAAACGGCCCGGTATGTACATCGGATCCACCGGTGAACGAGGCCTCCACCACCTGATCTGGGAGGTCGTCGACAACTCCGTCGACGAGGCGATGGCCGGCTTCGCCTCCCGCGTCGACGTGACCCTGCTCTCCGACGGCGGCGTCCAGGTCGTCGACGACGGTCGTGGCATCCCGACCGGCATGCACCGGACCGGCGTCCCGACCGTCGAGGTCGTCATGACCCAGCTACACGCCGGCGGCAAGTTCGACTCCGACGCCTATGCGGTGTCGGGCGGTCTGCACGGCGTCGGCATCTCGGTGGTCAACGCCTTGTCGACCAAGGTGGAGCTGGAGATCCAGAACGACGGTTTCCACTGGGAGCAGACCTACAACTACGCCAAGCCCGGTGCCCTCGAGAAGGGGAGCCCGACCCGTAAGACCGGTACCACCGTCCGGTTCTGGCCGGACCCCGAGATCTTCACCGAGACCACGCGATTCAACGCGGAGACGGTGGCGCGTCGTCTGCAGGAGATGGCCTTCCTGAACAAGGGCCTCACCATCACGCTGACCGATCAGCGCCCGCAGGCCATCGAAGCGCCGGGAGACGCCGACGGCGACGAGGAGAGCACCCTCACCGAGGCCGCGGAGGAGATCAAGTCCGCGGAGGAGAAGGCGGCGGCCGCGGCGAAGCCGAAGACCCGCACCTACCACTACCCCGACGGACTCGTCGACTACATCAAGCACCTCAACCGCACGAAGCAGTCGATCCACACCACGGTCATCGGCTACACCGGGCAGGGCACGGGTCACGAGGTCGAGGTCGCGATGCAGTGGAACGCTACCTATTCCGAATCGGTGCACACCTTCGCCAACACCATCAACACCCACGAGGGTGGTACGCACGAGGAGGGTTTCCGTGCTGCGCTGACCCTCACGGTGAACAAGTACGCGGTGGAGAAGAAGTTCATCAAGGACAAGAAGGAAGACCGCCTCTCGGGTGACGACATCCGTGAGGGACTCGCGGCGGTCATCTCGGTGAAGGTCGGTGATCCGCAGTTCGAGGGCCAGACCAAGACCAAACTGGGCAACACCGAGGTCAAGGGTTTCGTCCAGCGGGTCTGCAGCGAGCACCTCGGTCACTGGCTGGAGGCCAACCCGGCCGAGGCGAAGACCATCATCAAGAAGATCGTCGAATCCCAGCGGGCCCGGATGGCCGCGCGCAACGCTCGTGATCTGGTGCGTCGCAAGACCGCCACCGACATCGGTGGTCTCCCGGGCAAGCTGGCCGACTGCCGCAGCAACGACCCCGGCAAGTGTGAGGTCTACATCGTGGAGGGCGACTCCGCAGGCGGCAGCGCGAAGTCGGGTCGCGACTCGATGTACCAGGCGATCCTCCCGCTGCGCGGCAAGATCATCAACGTCGAGAAGGCACGTATCGACCGTGTTCTCAAGAACACCGAGGTCCAGTCGATCATCACCGCCTTCGGCACGGGCATCCACGACGAGTTCGACATCAGCAAGCTGCGCTATCACAAGATCGTGCTGATGGCCGACGCCGACGTCGACGGTCAGCACATCTCGACCCTGCTGCTCACGCTGCTGTTCCGCTTCATGCGACCGCTCATCGAGCACGGTCACGTCTATCTGGCCATGCCGCCGCTGTACAAGCTCAAGTGGCAGAAGTCGGCGCCGGAGTTCGCCTACTCCGACCGTGAACGTGACGGACTGCTCGAGGCCGGCCGCGCCGCGGGCAAGAAGATCAACACCGAGGACGGCATCCAGCGCTACAAGGGTCTCGGCGAGATGAACGCCAAGGAACTGTGGGAGACCACGATGGATCCGGCCGTGCGTGTGCTCCGCCAGGTGACGCTCGACGACGCCGCGGCCGCCGACGAACTGTTCTCCATCCTCATGGGTGAGGACGTCGCCGCCCGCCGCAGCTTCATCGCCCGCAACGCGAAAGACGTTCGCTTCCTCGATGTCTGATCACGGATCGTCTCGATTCGTAGTGATCGCAGAAAGAACACACAATGACTGACACCACTCTGCCGCCCGCCGGAGGCGAAGGCGATCGCATCGAGCCCGTCGATCTCGGGCAGGAGATGCAGAAGAGCTACATCGATTACGCCATGAGCGTGATCGTGGGGCGAGCACTCCCCGAGGTGCGCGACGGCCTGAAGCCGGTGCACCGCCGTCTCCTCTACGCGTCCTTCGATGCCGGTTTCCGGCCGGACCGCAGTTATGTGAAGTCCGCGAAACCCGTTGCGGAGACGATGGGTAACTATCACCCGCACGGCGACACGGCGATCTACGACGCGCTCGTCCGACTCGCCCAGCCGTGGTCGATGCGCTACCCGCTCATCGACGGGCAGGGCAACTTCGGCTCGCGCGGCAACGACGGTGCGGCCGCGATGCGGTACACCGAGGCGCGTCTCACGCCGCTCGCCATGGAGATGTTGCGTGACATCACCGAGGAGACAGTCGATTTCGTCCCCAACTACGACGGCAAGACGAATGAGCCGACGGTACTGCCGTCGCGCATCCCGAACCTGCTGATCAATGGCTCCGGCGGTATCGCCGTCGGCATGGCCACCAACATGCCTCCGCACAACCTCAACGAGGTTGCCGAGGCGGTGTTCTGGGCGC belongs to Gordonia sp. KTR9 and includes:
- the dnaA gene encoding chromosomal replication initiator protein DnaA; the encoded protein is MTSDRDSFGEVWQQVVAELNDDEAARDHEPLTRQQKAWLSLVRPLTLTEGFALLTVPTALVQEQIERNLRETIRSVLSRHLDEPVDLGVRIATPRNDEPAPEAPAAEGRPLGGPAAADHSAAPVGAGLASAPVAESTRPSGDWASYFAERPTSTPPATGANLNPKYTFDTFVIGASNRFAHASAVAVSEAPARAYNPLFIWGESGLGKTHLLHAAGHYAQRLFPGMRVKYVSTEEFTNDFINSLRDDRRVAFKRRYRDVDVLLVDDIQFLVGKEGIQEEFFHTFNTLHNASKQIVISSDRPPKQLATLEDRLRTRFEWGLITDVQPPDLETRIAILRKKAQMDNIAVPDDVLELIASKIERNIRELEGALIRVTAFASLNDAALDKSLADVVLQALLPNSGTLEVSAASILAITAEYFDISLEELRGPGKTRSIAQARQISMYLCRELTDLSLPKIGETFDRDHTTVMYAERKIRKEMAERRRVYDHVQELTARIKQRAVG
- the dnaN gene encoding DNA polymerase III subunit beta, with the translated sequence MKFRVARDEFADSVAWVARSLPSRPPVPVLGCVVLNVGETGLTVSGFDYEVSAQENLGAEVADPGQVLVSGRLLADITKALPNKPVDVTLDGSRVAITCGSAKFSLPTMPVEDYPQLPDVPAITGTIPSQLFAEAISQVAVAAGKDDTLPMLTGVRVEIEGNSVVLAATDRFRLAVRELQWEPSDPDTKGAVLVPAKTLSESAKTAGAEGTGVVSLAFGGGAAIGSDGILGILGETKKTTTRLLDAEFPKFRQLLPASHTAVATIDSGPLIEAIRRVALVAERGAQVRMEFSEGSVLLTAGGDEAGKAEEELPVSFQGEPLTIAFNPGYLQDGLSAINADAVDFGFTTPSRPAVLRPASGEDPVADESGAFVAPESAFSYLLMPVRLPG
- the recF gene encoding DNA replication/repair protein RecF (All proteins in this family for which functions are known are DNA-binding proteins that assist the filamentation of RecA onto DNA for the initiation of recombination or recombinational repair.) — its product is MFVRELHLRDFRSWRGLDLDLAPGPTVFTGRNGFGKTNLLEALFYLSTLRSHRVSSDAPLVHAGSASASVIATVENDGRELTADLRINAEGANKAAINGSPARRPRDLLGILRTVLFAPEDLSLVRGDPSDRRRFVDELVAQRGPRFAAARADYDRVLRQRSALLKTAAAALRRGGEQADSVISTLDVWDGQLADLGGQVIAARLSVLAELEPHFTGSYASIAPHSRPAVLRYRPAGGAEIEERTPEAIADVLAVRLTELRDKEIERGLCLVGPHRDDIDIVLGNDVAKGFASHGESWSLALALRLGSVELTRAEGVEPVIMLDDVFAELDAKRRAQLVEFTADAEQLLITAAVAEDIPGQIGGRRIGVDVVDDGEGRRSHIVDDDDDGDDADAVADVVAAGEETHE
- a CDS encoding DUF721 family protein, with protein sequence MSDDLPAGSSDPVEPAPRPTPPGELGGYERARKALEEARAQARAAGKSVGRGRASPVRRVPRGSQGRRRWSGSGPDARDPQPFGRLVGGLAKERGWQEKIGEGTLFGMWEQIVGSDIAAHAQPIALRDNVLHVQAESTAWATQLRYVQSQILAKIAAAIGHGQVTSLRISGPKGPSWRKGERHVRGRGPRDTYG
- the gyrB gene encoding DNA topoisomerase (ATP-hydrolyzing) subunit B; the encoded protein is MADTSDTGPKKNKKKPSEYGADSINILEGLEAVRKRPGMYIGSTGERGLHHLIWEVVDNSVDEAMAGFASRVDVTLLSDGGVQVVDDGRGIPTGMHRTGVPTVEVVMTQLHAGGKFDSDAYAVSGGLHGVGISVVNALSTKVELEIQNDGFHWEQTYNYAKPGALEKGSPTRKTGTTVRFWPDPEIFTETTRFNAETVARRLQEMAFLNKGLTITLTDQRPQAIEAPGDADGDEESTLTEAAEEIKSAEEKAAAAAKPKTRTYHYPDGLVDYIKHLNRTKQSIHTTVIGYTGQGTGHEVEVAMQWNATYSESVHTFANTINTHEGGTHEEGFRAALTLTVNKYAVEKKFIKDKKEDRLSGDDIREGLAAVISVKVGDPQFEGQTKTKLGNTEVKGFVQRVCSEHLGHWLEANPAEAKTIIKKIVESQRARMAARNARDLVRRKTATDIGGLPGKLADCRSNDPGKCEVYIVEGDSAGGSAKSGRDSMYQAILPLRGKIINVEKARIDRVLKNTEVQSIITAFGTGIHDEFDISKLRYHKIVLMADADVDGQHISTLLLTLLFRFMRPLIEHGHVYLAMPPLYKLKWQKSAPEFAYSDRERDGLLEAGRAAGKKINTEDGIQRYKGLGEMNAKELWETTMDPAVRVLRQVTLDDAAAADELFSILMGEDVAARRSFIARNAKDVRFLDV